The Mycobacterium riyadhense sequence TCCGCCGTGGGTGAACCACAGTGTGCCCATCAACTGAGGCCACTGCGCGACGTCAGTTCACTGCCGATATGCTGCGAACCATATTGCACCACAGCGATATTGAAACGTGAAAGAAAGCTACACCCTTTCGGGTGACACATGTTTGGACCGAGGGACCGCTGATGTACGTGGCGTACACGGCACCGACGGACGTCGGGTGCATCCCCGGCCTCTGTCTTCCCGGGCTCTAGCAACGAAAGCAAGGCCGAAACCGTTGCTGCGCAGGGCTATACGGTGACACTAGCCACAGGCTCAAATACACCCAGGTGGTAGGGGCTGTTGGCGTATTCCTTGGAGCCCACTAGTTGCGACAGCGGCGTGTGCACCGACTCGCCGTTGGCGAGCCTGGCGGCAATCGCGTTCAGGTCGAACCGCGGGCGCCAGTCCAGGTCACGTCGGGCCCGAGCGTTGACGTACACGCGGTCCAAACGGTCGGGAAACCGCCACCCGAGCTCATTCCACACCGCCGCGGCCAGTGGCACCCGACGCTCGAATACCGTTGCCGCGTCGGTCCGTAGCTGCGCCATGTCCGCGTGGCTGAAGGGTGTGGTAGCGGATATGAGATAGCGCCCGAAGCCGATGCGGGAGGCCCGCTGGGCCGCCTTCAGATGGGCGTCAACGACGTCTTCGAGCGCGATCCGGCGATATGCGTATTCGTTGGCTTTGATGTTGTCCTCGCTGCGGCCGTGGTAAAGGTCTGGCATGTCGTCGCCCTCTACGAAGAATCGAGAGGCGCGCAGTACGACGCAGGCCAGCCCGTCGTTGCGATGGGCCAACTGGCAGAGATCCTCGGCGCTGGCTTTGGTGACGCCGTAAATGTTCTTGGGAACCGGACGGACCGACTCGTCGATCCAGGCCGCGGGCTGGTCGGCCGGCGGTATCAGCGCATCGCCGAAAACCGTTGTCGAAGACGTCATGACGAAGGCACGAACGTTCGCGGCGACGGCGGCATCTAACACCGTCTGAGTACCGATGATGTTGCTGTCCAGGAAGGCCTGACGTGGCAGGAAGGCCAGCTGCGGCTTGTGGTGAGCCGCGGCGTGGAACACCACCTCCACGCCTGCCATCACTTGGCGCATGAGCTCTGTATCACTAATGGAGCCAACAGCATTCGTGTATGCCGAAGGCCGGTTATCGAGGCCGATGACGTCGGCGCCACGCGCGCGCAGGGTGCGCACCAACGCCTCGCCAAGGTGGCCGGAGCTGCCCGTAACGAGGGTGCGCATCCCGGCTTCGGCCGTGAAAGTCGTCGGAGGATCGGCGACGTGTAGCAGCAGCGGGGTGGATCGCATACCGCGCATGCTGGGCGCGGGGAGCATCTGTGTTCCCTTCAGCATGTCCGCATCCCGGCTACCACTCGGTCGATGTCTGCCGCCGATAACCACGGCCCATCAATGGTTTTCGAGGTCTCACGGATGACACGGGACACGGAAAGGTTCGCCATTTCCGCTGACGCGCGGATGTGGTCGACGTGCAACGAATCGAGGCCGTGGAATCCAAACGAGATCTCCCACGGATCGATGCCGTAGCTCTCCGGGGCTCGTCCCAGCATGTCCGACCGCGCCGTATCGAAAATGCGATCCAGGTCGATCCCCGCCAAGTACCCGCGCCGGTGCAGCGCAGCGATGAGGCACTCGGTCTGGCAATTGCCGGCGCCCCGACCGAAGCCCATCAGGGTCCCGTCCAGGAAGTCGGCGCCGGCATCGAACGCCTCCAAGGTGTTCGCGACGGCCATACCAAGGTTGTTGTGTCCGTGGTAGCCGACCGTGACATCGCTCGCGTTGCGGAGGGCTTGGACGTAGCGGCGTACGTCCTCCGGCAGGAAGGTGCCCGTCGTGTCCACCACGTAAACGATCCGGACTCCCAGTTGACTGGCTTGCTTCGCGGCACAGGCCAGCAGATCCGGCTCGAACAGGTGCGACTTCACCAGCTGCACGGAGACCTCGAGACCCTTTGCCTGCGCCCGCTCGACGAAAGGCACCACCTTCTCAAATTCGGTGGCAATCACGCACATACGCAGAAAGTCGAGGTAGTCCCCCGCCAGGTCCACCGATGCGATCGGCACCAGGGCTGGGACGATCACCGCGCCAAGTTTCGCGTTACGCACCACCGAGCGTGCGGCGCGGAAATACTCCTCGTCCGTCTGGGCTGCGATGCCCTGCGCCGCCGTTGCTCCGATGGTGACGCCATGGCCGATTTCAATATAGGGGACACCGGCGGCGTCGAGATCTCCGACGATCCTGCGGACATCGGCTTCGGTGTATTGGAAGTTCACCGCGTAACTGCCGTCACGGACGGTGGTATCGAGGATGACCGGTTCTCGTTGCGTTGTACTGGTGAACATCTGTGTCTCCCTTTGGTCGCTGCGTAAAGGTTGCGTCGGCCGGCTTGCCGGATCCTTGGTGGATTCTTGGAACCGCCGCGCCGCCTTACTTGCCGACGCCGATGTCGGGCTTGTTGACCGCTGGGTCGATCGCGACATCGAGCACGCAGGGGCCGGTGGCGGCCAACGCCTTTTCGATACCAGCGCGAAGCTCGGCGCGCATATCAACCCGAATCCCGTGCGCGCCAAGGGCGCTGGCCATCGCCGCCAGATCGTTCGCGCCGATCCGGGCGACCGACCCAACCGCCGCGGGATCCATCCGCCCCTGGATTGGACCGCTGCTTGCGGTCATTTGTCCGTCGTTCAGAATGACCCACGTCACCGGGATCCCCTGAGCGACCGCGGTGGAAATCTCGGTGCCATGCATCAAGAAGGCCCCGTCCCCGGCGATGCAGATGACCCGCTCGTTGGGTCGCGCCAAGGCCACGCCTATGGCACCCGCGATGCCGCATCCCATGGGCGAAAAGTCAGTGGTTGCAAAGAATCCGCCGGGCCGGCGTACCGGAATGCCGCGAAAGGCCCAATAAATGCAGGTACCAACATCCACGCAAATCGTGGCCGTCCGGCCAAGTTTCGAGTCCAACTCGCGCATGACTTGCAAAGGATGGATGGCTTCTCCCTGGGTTTCCGGGACCGTCAGGGGTGTCGGCGGCGGCACAGCGGCCCGCCGCCGAGGTTGCGACGACCGCCCGGAGCGCACCGATTCCACGAACGCACGACTGGATGTGTTGATCCCGAGCGACGTTTCGACGAGTCGGCCGAACGCCGACGGGTCTGGATCGACGTGGATGACGTCGGCTTTGAGTCCGTTCCAACGGGGTGAAAACGAGCGGGTGACCAAGCCGCCGAACGAGACGCCAACCGCTATCAACAGATCGCACGGCGTATCGAAGAGATAGTCTTCAGCCCTGCCGTCGCCGAATAGGCCAAGCACGCCGAGCGAGAGCGGATGCGTTTCTGGGACGACCCCCCGGCCGTTCGGAGTTGTCGCAAACGGGAGCCCGGCTTGCTCGCAGAACGCGACGATTTCGGAGTGGATGGCGTCGCTGCGGCAGCCATTTCCCAGCAAGAGTAAGGGGGCGGCGGACCGATCTAACCTGCCGATCACCTCATCGGCCAGCTCGGGACCGCAGGGCGCCAGGATTCTCGGGGCCCCAGGACCTGCCACAGCGGCGCCAATCTGATCGACCGGCAGCGGCTCGTCCACCAGATCGCGCGGCAGCGCGATGTGCACAGGTCCCCTCGGCCCGCTGGCCAATGCCCGAAACGCTCGATCGATCTTGCTGCGCGCATTGGCGACCGATTCGATCGACACCGAACAGCGGCACAGTCGGCGGAAGGCCGCACCCAGGCCGAGGCCGTCGTCGCTGGTGTCCTGCTGCGAGCAAAGACCGAATTCTGCGACCGACACCTCGCCGGTGAGGACAAGCATGGGCACGTGGTTCACCGAGGCGTTCGCGACGGCGCTGATGACGTTGGTCGCCCCAGGGCCTGCCGCAAAGACCGCCGCGGGCCTTCCCGACGCCCGGGCGAAGCCGTCGGCCAGGTAGCCGGCGCCGCCCTCGTGCCGCGCCAGCACGATCCGGAAACCGGGATCCTGCGTGACACGAACCAACAACGAGTCGAGCCTAGACGTGGGGAGCCCGCAAAGGACGGATATGCCCGCCTCGCGCATCCGGTGGACAAGATGATCGCCAATGGTGGTCACGGCACGACTCGCTGATCGCATTCCGGCACATAGGCCGGACCACAGGCGCACAAGAACGCCAACGGACCTGGACCGACATTCTGGATCTTTTGCGGGGTCCCCGCCGGTATCCAGACCGTGTCACCGCGTCCCACCATTCGCGACTCGTCACCCACTGAAATGAGCCCACGTCCGGAGAGGACGAAATAGATTTCGTCGGTGTCATCCAAGCGATGCCACATGGTCTCGGCACCGGCGGCCACGGTTGCATGGGCCAGACTGACCGAAGCGATCCCCATGGTGGCCCGGTCCACCAAGAGCCGGATCTCCGACAAGTCCGCCGCCACAAACGGTTCCGCTTCCCTGGCGTTGCTCACGAACATGTCAACAGGGTCTGGCCGCGATCTATATGGATGCTTGGCAAATCCTTGTAACCCCGGCTAGCGCCGCATTTCTGCAGATAGAGTGACACGATGCGCAGCCAGGCGGATCGGCCGCCGCGCGAGGCGGCCCGCACCGGGGATCACCCCGCCACACTGGATTCCAGGCTCTTGATGATCACGGCGGTGTGCACGCTGCTCCCGGTGATGGTGACCCTGGATGCCACCGTCGTCAATGTGGCGCAGCGGACCTTCATCGACCGATTCTCATCGACGCAGGCGGTCGTCGCATGGACCGTGACCGCCTTCACGTTGGCGTTAGCCGCGGTGATCCCCCTCACCGGCTGGGCCGCCAACCGGCTGGGCACTAAGCGGCTGGTTTTGGGTTCGGTGTTGCTGTTTTCCATCGGATCATTGCTATGCGCGCTGGCGTCGAACATCGTGCTGCTGGTGGCTTTTCGGGGTTTGCAAGGTCTTGGTGGCGGAATGCTCCTCCCGCTGCAGCTCATCATCCTGGCTCGTGCGGCCGGCCCCCAACTGTTGGGGCGGGTGTTGACGATCGGCATGGTTCCGGTGTTGCTGGCCCCGATCTGTGGCCCCATTCTCGGTGGATGGTTGATCGACGCGTTCGGCTGGCAGTGGATTTTTCTGATCAACATTCCGATCGGAGTGCTCACGCTGGTATTGGCGGTAAGCGTGCTCCCCCGGGACGTTCCGGTGCCCGCCGAGCCGTTGGACATGCTCGGCATGGTGCTGCTGTCCCCCGGGCTCGTCCTGCTTTTCTATGGCATGTCATTGCTACCCAACCGCGCCGCGATCGCCGACTCCTACATCTGGGTACCAGCGGCCACTGGTTTGCTGCTGATCGTCGCTTTCGTCGTCCACGCACTGCGCCGCGCCGATCATCCGCTGATCGATCTACGACTACTCAACAATCGGGAGGTCGCAGCGGCCAACGCGATCAGATTCCTGTTCGCCGCCAGCTTTTTCGGGTGCTGCCTATTGTTTCCCGGGTACTTCCAACAGGTGCTGTCCAAGACGCCATTGGAGTCTGGGC is a genomic window containing:
- a CDS encoding 4-hyroxy-2-oxovalerate aldolase, whose protein sequence is MFTSTTQREPVILDTTVRDGSYAVNFQYTEADVRRIVGDLDAAGVPYIEIGHGVTIGATAAQGIAAQTDEEYFRAARSVVRNAKLGAVIVPALVPIASVDLAGDYLDFLRMCVIATEFEKVVPFVERAQAKGLEVSVQLVKSHLFEPDLLACAAKQASQLGVRIVYVVDTTGTFLPEDVRRYVQALRNASDVTVGYHGHNNLGMAVANTLEAFDAGADFLDGTLMGFGRGAGNCQTECLIAALHRRGYLAGIDLDRIFDTARSDMLGRAPESYGIDPWEISFGFHGLDSLHVDHIRASAEMANLSVSRVIRETSKTIDGPWLSAADIDRVVAGMRTC
- a CDS encoding DHA2 family efflux MFS transporter permease subunit is translated as MRSQADRPPREAARTGDHPATLDSRLLMITAVCTLLPVMVTLDATVVNVAQRTFIDRFSSTQAVVAWTVTAFTLALAAVIPLTGWAANRLGTKRLVLGSVLLFSIGSLLCALASNIVLLVAFRGLQGLGGGMLLPLQLIILARAAGPQLLGRVLTIGMVPVLLAPICGPILGGWLIDAFGWQWIFLINIPIGVLTLVLAVSVLPRDVPVPAEPLDMLGMVLLSPGLVLLFYGMSLLPNRAAIADSYIWVPAATGLLLIVAFVVHALRRADHPLIDLRLLNNREVAAANAIRFLFAASFFGCCLLFPGYFQQVLSKTPLESGLLLIPQTLGAAAVVPIVGRLLEQHGARGIVLTGTTLTVMGMGVFVYGTSRDHVDLSVLLTGLAMFGVGSACMMTPVSWAAVRTLKPSEVAHGSTLLTVNHNTAASIGAALMSVILTARFNGSADIAAANRAAWIRDEAARRGVPADLSKLPSHVLAPDFPERLANDLSRAYAGVFAVALILLAATVIPALLLPKMPAHRENLMHADPLQT
- a CDS encoding cupin domain-containing protein; this encodes MFVSNAREAEPFVAADLSEIRLLVDRATMGIASVSLAHATVAAGAETMWHRLDDTDEIYFVLSGRGLISVGDESRMVGRGDTVWIPAGTPQKIQNVGPGPLAFLCACGPAYVPECDQRVVP
- a CDS encoding thiamine pyrophosphate-binding protein, with the protein product MRSASRAVTTIGDHLVHRMREAGISVLCGLPTSRLDSLLVRVTQDPGFRIVLARHEGGAGYLADGFARASGRPAAVFAAGPGATNVISAVANASVNHVPMLVLTGEVSVAEFGLCSQQDTSDDGLGLGAAFRRLCRCSVSIESVANARSKIDRAFRALASGPRGPVHIALPRDLVDEPLPVDQIGAAVAGPGAPRILAPCGPELADEVIGRLDRSAAPLLLLGNGCRSDAIHSEIVAFCEQAGLPFATTPNGRGVVPETHPLSLGVLGLFGDGRAEDYLFDTPCDLLIAVGVSFGGLVTRSFSPRWNGLKADVIHVDPDPSAFGRLVETSLGINTSSRAFVESVRSGRSSQPRRRAAVPPPTPLTVPETQGEAIHPLQVMRELDSKLGRTATICVDVGTCIYWAFRGIPVRRPGGFFATTDFSPMGCGIAGAIGVALARPNERVICIAGDGAFLMHGTEISTAVAQGIPVTWVILNDGQMTASSGPIQGRMDPAAVGSVARIGANDLAAMASALGAHGIRVDMRAELRAGIEKALAATGPCVLDVAIDPAVNKPDIGVGK
- a CDS encoding NAD-dependent epimerase/dehydratase family protein, translating into MRTLVTGSSGHLGEALVRTLRARGADVIGLDNRPSAYTNAVGSISDTELMRQVMAGVEVVFHAAAHHKPQLAFLPRQAFLDSNIIGTQTVLDAAVAANVRAFVMTSSTTVFGDALIPPADQPAAWIDESVRPVPKNIYGVTKASAEDLCQLAHRNDGLACVVLRASRFFVEGDDMPDLYHGRSEDNIKANEYAYRRIALEDVVDAHLKAAQRASRIGFGRYLISATTPFSHADMAQLRTDAATVFERRVPLAAAVWNELGWRFPDRLDRVYVNARARRDLDWRPRFDLNAIAARLANGESVHTPLSQLVGSKEYANSPYHLGVFEPVASVTV